The genomic segment AAAGGCGAAATGGAACAGAGGTCTTTAATTTCCTCTTGCATGGAAGATACAGCAAACAAAAAGCCCAGTAAAGAGTGCAAAGCACCACCAATGGTGGCAAGGCTCTTGACAGGGCTTTTTCTTTTCTGTTGTGGGGTAATCAAGAGGAAGAAAGAAAAAGTGTGCATTTTTGTTCCATAAATGCTAAGGGTATGCTGATTTTTATTGTGGCGGATATATGGAACTGTTATAATATGGATATGAAGAAAGCGACAAATTTGAAAGTGTTAATAATTTTCAAACAGCCTCATTGCATGGAAATAAGAAACAGACTATCCTTAAAGTAGGAGGTGGCACAAATGGCAAATGAAGATAAAAAAGATTTTAATGCTATGTTGCATGATAGTAAGGATATGCCAAAATTTCAAATTATCATAGACCAGAAAAGTATTGAGAAATATGGTGGAAACAAAATGTATTTTGCTCCCCGATTGACTATGACAAAGTAATGAAAAAAGTTCCGTATGGTAAAGTGATTACGGTTGGAAAAATACGAGAACACTTTGCAAAATTGAGTGGTGCAGATTTTACAGAGCCGATTACAGCGGGTATATTTGTTTCTATTGTAGCGTGGGCGAGTTATCAGCGTTCCGAAGATGAAACACCCTATTGGAGAACATTAAAAGCAAACGGAGAATTAAATGCTAAATATCCAAATGGTATTGAAGCACAGAAAGAAAAATTAGAAGCAGAGGGACATACCATTATTCAAAAGGGGCGTAAAAATATACGATACTATGTAAAGGACTATGAAAATTCTCTTTTTGATTTGAAATAGGCAAATTCTATTTCACAATTTCATATCTCTATACACAAAGCAGTTAGTCTTAGGATTGACTGCTTTTTTCATACCTAAATTTCAGATTGGAGTGATGAAATGGTGTTTGTTAGAGCTGTTCACTAAGATTATCGGTGCATAAAATTTTATTGTGGTGCAGATATGAAAATGATATAATGTGGATATGAAGAAACGGACAAACTAGAATTTGTCGAGTCAAGTTAGTTCGAGATAATTTTGAGTTTGTTAAGATGTGGTGCACTTGATGGAATCACAGGTACGACATCATATTATGGAGGATGAAATAGATGATAGGTTTGATTGTTGCGAGGTCAAAGAATAATGTTATAGGCAAGAATGGTAATATACCATGGAAAATAAAGGGAGAACAAAAGCAATTTAGAGAGTTAACAACGGGTAATGTGGTTATTATGGGGCGAAAGTCTTATGAAGAAATCGGTCATCCGTTGCCTAATAGAATGAATATTGTTGTTTCCACCACAACAGAGTATCAAGGAGATAATTTAGTTTCAGTTAAATCATTAGAAGATGCATTATTATTGGCTAAAGGACGAGATGTATACATATCTGGTGGATATGGACTATTTAAGGAAGCTTTGCAAATAGTAGATAAAATGTATATCACAGAAGTAGATTTAAATATTGAAGATGGAGATACATTCTTTCCAGAATTTGATATCAATGATTTTGAAGTTTTGATAGGGGAAACACTTGGTGAGGAAGTGAAATATACGAGAACATTTTATGTAAGGAAAAATGAATTGAGTAGATTTTGGATTTAGGGTGTTTTCATAAATATATTGCTTTTTATGCATATATAAATTGTTGTAAGACAAATCCCAGTTTGACAATTTCATATCCATACACACAAAGCAGTTAGTCTTAGGATTGACTGCTTTTTAAAAAGACACCATTTAGGTGTAATGATGTCTTTTGGGTGTTATTTTATAGGTCATATCAAGGCTCATTCAATCGTGGTAAATTCGTGGTAAAATGAGTTTTTTCTATACTTCAAAATACTTGAAAGTATAGTGTTTATGCGGATAATCGAAAATTAGATATAAAATTTATATATAAATTTTAATGCAATTATTGATATTTATTTGCATTATGAATATAATAAAAGAAAAAAGCAGGAGGTGTTCTTATGGCAATTGCAACAAATATTTTACAATGTCTGGTTCCAATTTCACAATTCAACAAAGGCCAGGCTTCAAAAATATTTGACCGTTTACGTTCCGAAAAAGAATTAATCGTACTAAAGAATAATCAACCATCAGCAATCATCCTGTCTCCCGAAGAATACACCAGACTCACAGAGATAGAAGAAGATTATTTCTTATTGCTGGAAGCCAACAAACGACTCGAAGAAAACGGTTCAAAACCGACAGTTCCATTATCCTCTGTTTTAGATGAACTTGGAATAACCGAAAAAGAATTAGAAGAAACGGAGGATGTTGCTATCGAATGACATGGAATATAGAATTTCTCGAAGAAGCTAAAAAGGATCTGAAAAAACTGGATCATTCCGTACAGCTCCAAGTTGTAAAAGGAATTGAAAAAGTCAGAAAAAATCCTCTTCCCACAGATAAAGGAGGATATGGAAAACCTCTCGGAAATAAAAACGGAATCAATCTTACAAATCTTTTAAAAATAAAATTCCGGGATTTAGGTATCCGAGTAGTTTACAAATTGGAATATGTAGATGACATTATGAAAATAATCGTCATCTCAGCACGAACAGATGAAGCAGTATACAAAGAAGCTGCTAAAAGACGAGAGAAAAATAAATTCTGATTTCATAAGAATAGTACATCCAAAAGCATTGTAACAATATCTCATCCGCATTGTTACAATGCTTTTTTAGGTTTTACTAACCTCTATAAATAATTGACCATTCCAGTCATCTACGTTATCATAATAGTATCACACCTTTTAAGGAGGAAATTCCAATGAAAAAATTCATGGAAGAATTCAAAGCATTTGCCCTGCGTGGCAATGTCATGGACATGGCAGTCGGTGTTATTATCGGAGGTGCTTTTTCCGGAATCGTAACCTCTCTGACCGACAACTTCATCAATCCGATTCTTAACGTACTCACAGGTGGAGCTACATACACACTTCAGGATGTATCCGGATTCGCATCCTCATTCATCGCATCCGTAGTAAACTTCATCATTATGGCCTTCATCCTCTTCTGCCTGCTCAAAGCCGTAAACAAAGTCACCTCCCTCGGTGCAAAAAAAGAAGAACCTGCCGCTCCGACAACTAAGAAATGTCCATTCTGTATGAGTGAAATTGACATCAAAGCAACACGCTGTCCACACTGTACTTCACAGTTACCGGAAGAGAATGCGGAATAATC from the Blautia wexlerae DSM 19850 genome contains:
- the dfrF gene encoding trimethoprim-resistant dihydrofolate reductase DfrF, whose product is MIGLIVARSKNNVIGKNGNIPWKIKGEQKQFRELTTGNVVIMGRKSYEEIGHPLPNRMNIVVSTTTEYQGDNLVSVKSLEDALLLAKGRDVYISGGYGLFKEALQIVDKMYITEVDLNIEDGDTFFPEFDINDFEVLIGETLGEEVKYTRTFYVRKNELSRFWI
- a CDS encoding type II toxin-antitoxin system Phd/YefM family antitoxin is translated as MAIATNILQCLVPISQFNKGQASKIFDRLRSEKELIVLKNNQPSAIILSPEEYTRLTEIEEDYFLLLEANKRLEENGSKPTVPLSSVLDELGITEKELEETEDVAIE
- a CDS encoding type II toxin-antitoxin system RelE family toxin, which encodes MTWNIEFLEEAKKDLKKLDHSVQLQVVKGIEKVRKNPLPTDKGGYGKPLGNKNGINLTNLLKIKFRDLGIRVVYKLEYVDDIMKIIVISARTDEAVYKEAAKRREKNKF
- the mscL gene encoding large conductance mechanosensitive channel protein MscL; amino-acid sequence: MKKFMEEFKAFALRGNVMDMAVGVIIGGAFSGIVTSLTDNFINPILNVLTGGATYTLQDVSGFASSFIASVVNFIIMAFILFCLLKAVNKVTSLGAKKEEPAAPTTKKCPFCMSEIDIKATRCPHCTSQLPEENAE